In Bacillus sp. DX3.1, the following proteins share a genomic window:
- a CDS encoding heavy-metal-associated domain-containing protein, translated as MMEKVSLKIEAMTCGGCANKIKKAAEQVGANVTVDIPNRSVDVLYNNQETSLEVIKNAIEKIGYRVL; from the coding sequence ATGATGGAAAAGGTAAGTTTAAAGATAGAAGCTATGACTTGTGGAGGGTGTGCCAACAAGATTAAAAAGGCAGCTGAACAAGTTGGAGCAAATGTTACGGTAGATATTCCGAATCGATCGGTGGATGTACTATACAATAATCAGGAAACAAGCTTAGAAGTTATTAAAAATGCAATCGAAAAAATCGGATATAGAGTTTTATAG
- a CDS encoding cation transporter, translating into MKNIVLQVEGMSCGHCVAAIEGELNELGVVGKVDLTSKTVSVTLNDEVSVEEIKNAIEEQGYTVL; encoded by the coding sequence ATGAAAAATATCGTTTTACAAGTAGAAGGTATGTCTTGTGGTCATTGTGTTGCAGCGATTGAAGGAGAATTAAACGAATTAGGTGTAGTTGGAAAAGTTGATTTAACTTCTAAAACAGTATCAGTCACATTAAATGATGAAGTATCTGTTGAGGAGATCAAAAACGCAATTGAAGAACAGGGGTATACGGTTTTATAA
- a CDS encoding heavy metal translocating P-type ATPase gives MSNKNATLQLTGMTCAACANRIEKGLTKLEGVQEANVNFALERASITYNTEELSVEKIEKQISKLGYGVKKESAELNISGMTCAACANRIEKGISKMEGVSTVNVNFALETAHVEYAGNEVTLEDIMQKVKKLGYQAKRKEEAVQNEQHDRNDFIKQQKKKLILSAIFALPLLWTMVGHFSFTSWIWAPEFLMNPWVQLALATPVQFYIGKQFYVGAYKALRNKSANMDVLVALGTSAAYFYSLYVTIASIGKPHHQVEMYYETSAVLITLILLGKLFESLAKGKSSEAIKKLMGLQAKTAIVIRNGNEMSILLEEVVVGDILIVKPGEKIPVDGEVVEGTSAIDESMLTGESIPVQKQIGDEVIGATVNKNGWLKIKAVKVGKDTALAQIIKVVEDAQGSKAPIQRVADVISGIFVPIVVGIAIITFLVWFFIVEPGNFASALEKLIAVLVIACPCALGLATPTSIMTGSGRSAEYGILFKGGEHLEGTQKIDTVLVDKTGTVTKGKPELTNIEIEKIAEAEFLYLVGSAEKNSEHPLAEAIVEGVKNKGIELGNTTEFEAIPGYGIRAVVENREVLIGTRKLMEKDNIKAAHAYQLMEQLENEGKTAMLVGIDGEYAGLVAVADTIKETSKEAVAKLKEMGIQVVMITGDNERTAHAIAKQVGIEHVRAGVLPEDKANEVKKFQVADKHVAMVGDGINDAPALAVADIGMAMGTGTDAAMEAADVTLMRGDLRSIADAIFMSKKTMQNIKQNLFWALFYNALGIPIAAAGFLAPWLAGAAMAFSSVSVVLNALRLQRVKL, from the coding sequence ATGAGTAACAAAAATGCAACGCTTCAATTAACAGGTATGACATGTGCAGCATGTGCCAATCGGATTGAAAAGGGGCTTACTAAATTAGAAGGTGTTCAAGAGGCGAATGTCAATTTCGCTTTAGAAAGAGCGTCTATCACATATAATACAGAAGAATTAAGTGTTGAAAAGATTGAAAAACAAATCAGTAAATTAGGGTATGGTGTGAAAAAAGAATCGGCAGAATTAAATATATCAGGCATGACATGTGCAGCATGTGCCAACCGTATTGAAAAAGGTATAAGTAAGATGGAGGGTGTTTCTACGGTTAATGTTAACTTTGCTTTGGAAACAGCACATGTTGAATATGCAGGGAATGAAGTTACATTAGAAGACATCATGCAAAAAGTAAAAAAACTAGGGTATCAAGCAAAAAGAAAAGAAGAAGCAGTCCAGAATGAACAACATGATCGCAACGATTTTATTAAGCAACAAAAGAAAAAATTAATCTTATCCGCTATTTTTGCGCTTCCATTACTGTGGACAATGGTTGGTCATTTCTCTTTTACTTCTTGGATTTGGGCTCCTGAATTTTTGATGAACCCGTGGGTACAACTTGCATTAGCTACTCCTGTTCAGTTTTATATCGGGAAACAATTTTATGTAGGAGCTTATAAAGCACTTCGGAATAAGAGTGCGAATATGGATGTACTTGTAGCACTAGGAACATCCGCAGCCTATTTTTATAGTTTGTATGTAACGATTGCAAGTATTGGGAAACCGCATCATCAAGTTGAAATGTATTATGAAACAAGTGCGGTATTAATTACATTGATTTTACTAGGAAAATTGTTTGAATCATTAGCGAAAGGAAAGTCCTCAGAGGCAATTAAAAAACTAATGGGACTCCAAGCGAAAACAGCGATCGTAATCCGAAATGGGAATGAAATGAGCATTCTATTAGAGGAAGTAGTTGTAGGAGATATTTTAATTGTAAAACCAGGTGAAAAAATACCTGTTGATGGTGAAGTAGTAGAAGGGACATCCGCAATAGATGAATCGATGTTAACTGGGGAAAGTATTCCAGTTCAGAAACAAATAGGTGATGAAGTCATCGGTGCAACGGTAAATAAAAATGGGTGGCTGAAAATTAAGGCGGTCAAGGTTGGTAAGGATACAGCTTTGGCACAAATTATTAAAGTAGTTGAAGATGCACAAGGATCAAAAGCGCCAATTCAAAGGGTTGCAGATGTTATTTCAGGTATTTTCGTACCTATTGTCGTTGGAATTGCTATTATTACATTCTTAGTATGGTTCTTTATTGTAGAACCTGGTAATTTTGCGAGCGCACTTGAAAAATTAATTGCAGTTCTTGTTATCGCTTGTCCGTGTGCGTTAGGACTCGCAACGCCTACATCTATTATGACCGGTTCAGGTCGTTCTGCCGAGTATGGCATTTTATTTAAAGGCGGAGAACATTTAGAAGGTACTCAAAAAATTGATACTGTTTTAGTAGATAAAACAGGAACGGTGACAAAGGGGAAACCAGAACTTACAAATATAGAAATTGAAAAAATAGCTGAAGCGGAATTTTTGTATCTAGTAGGAAGTGCAGAGAAAAACTCGGAACACCCGTTAGCAGAAGCAATTGTGGAAGGTGTGAAAAATAAAGGTATTGAATTAGGAAACACAACAGAATTTGAAGCAATACCTGGATATGGTATACGGGCTGTGGTAGAAAATAGAGAAGTATTAATCGGTACAAGAAAGCTAATGGAGAAAGACAATATAAAAGCAGCACATGCATATCAATTGATGGAGCAACTTGAAAACGAAGGGAAAACAGCTATGCTGGTCGGAATCGATGGAGAGTATGCTGGTCTTGTTGCAGTAGCAGATACGATCAAAGAAACATCGAAAGAAGCTGTAGCGAAGCTGAAAGAAATGGGAATACAAGTCGTTATGATTACGGGCGACAATGAAAGAACAGCACATGCGATTGCGAAACAAGTTGGAATTGAACATGTTCGTGCAGGGGTGTTACCAGAAGATAAAGCAAATGAAGTGAAGAAATTTCAAGTTGCCGATAAGCATGTCGCAATGGTAGGAGATGGTATCAATGATGCGCCAGCTCTTGCAGTAGCGGATATCGGTATGGCAATGGGAACGGGTACAGATGCTGCGATGGAGGCAGCTGATGTGACGCTCATGAGAGGCGATTTAAGAAGTATTGCGGATGCGATCTTTATGAGTAAGAAAACGATGCAAAATATAAAACAAAACTTATTTTGGGCGTTATTTTATAATGCATTAGGTATCCCAATTGCAGCAGCAGGTTTCCTTGCTCCATGGTTAGCGGGTGCTGCAATGGCATTTAGTTCTGTATCAGTTGTGCTAAATGCATTACGACTTCAACGAGTAAAATTATAG
- a CDS encoding MFS transporter, whose product MKMLDKADDSIRSHMYTVEEQKMLYKRTLVIVSISQMFGGAGLAAGITVGALLAQQMLGTDAFAGLPTAIFTMGSAGAALIVGRLSQRYGRRIGLATGFMVGGLGSIGVVIAALTNSIILLLASLLIYGAGTATNLQARYAGTDLANKKQRATAISITMVMTTFGAVAGPNLVGAMGSFALSIGIPKLAGPFILSAAAFFLAGLVLFVMLRPDPLIIANTIETYKQEHKYKEHSISTKSITNKRGVTVGAIVMILTQVVMVAIMTMTPVHMEHHGHGLSEVGLVIGFHVGAMYLPSLVTGILVDKLGRTAMSIASGAILLIAGVLAAIAPSDSLILLVVALSLLGLGWNFGLISGTAQIVDSTEPSTRAKTQGKVDVFIALAGASGGAMSGMVVANSSYTSLSLAGGALALLLIPVVIWSRKDKEH is encoded by the coding sequence GTGAAAATGCTTGATAAAGCTGATGATTCAATAAGGAGTCATATGTATACAGTAGAAGAACAAAAAATGTTATATAAACGGACGTTAGTAATCGTAAGTATTTCACAAATGTTTGGTGGTGCGGGGTTAGCTGCTGGAATTACGGTAGGTGCACTTCTTGCACAGCAAATGCTTGGAACAGATGCATTCGCAGGATTGCCAACTGCTATATTTACAATGGGGTCTGCAGGAGCCGCTTTAATAGTAGGAAGGCTTTCTCAACGTTATGGACGTCGAATAGGACTCGCGACAGGATTTATGGTAGGAGGGCTTGGGTCTATTGGTGTGGTAATTGCCGCTTTAACAAATAGTATTATTCTCTTACTTGCTTCCTTACTGATTTATGGTGCAGGTACAGCTACAAATTTACAAGCTCGTTATGCCGGTACGGACTTAGCGAATAAGAAGCAGCGGGCAACTGCTATTAGTATTACAATGGTTATGACGACCTTTGGTGCGGTTGCAGGACCAAACTTAGTGGGTGCAATGGGGAGTTTTGCTCTTTCTATTGGTATTCCTAAACTTGCTGGTCCGTTCATATTATCAGCAGCCGCATTTTTTTTAGCAGGTCTCGTACTTTTCGTTATGCTTCGTCCAGATCCATTAATTATAGCGAATACGATAGAAACATATAAACAGGAACATAAATATAAAGAGCATTCAATATCTACGAAATCAATAACAAATAAAAGAGGCGTTACAGTTGGGGCAATCGTTATGATACTTACTCAAGTTGTCATGGTTGCTATTATGACTATGACTCCAGTACATATGGAACACCATGGTCATGGATTAAGTGAAGTGGGTCTTGTCATCGGGTTTCATGTAGGTGCAATGTATCTTCCATCACTCGTTACAGGAATCCTTGTTGATAAGCTTGGTCGAACGGCAATGAGCATTGCGTCCGGAGCTATACTACTTATTGCGGGTGTGTTAGCTGCCATTGCACCAAGCGATTCTTTAATACTCCTGGTCGTTGCTCTTTCTTTACTTGGATTAGGCTGGAATTTTGGTTTAATAAGTGGTACTGCTCAAATTGTTGATTCAACAGAACCTTCGACACGGGCAAAGACACAAGGGAAAGTAGATGTTTTTATTGCGTTGGCAGGGGCTTCTGGTGGAGCAATGTCCGGCATGGTGGTAGCTAATTCAAGTTATACATCATTATCATTAGCTGGAGGGGCTTTAGCCTTATTGCTCATTCCTGTTGTGATATGGTCTCGAAAAGATAAAGAACATTAA
- the hflX gene encoding GTPase HflX, which produces MEELVQKAILVGVNLSSQSDFEYSMEELANLAEACDVEVVGQVTQNLHRVNPSHYIGTGKIEEVSAFVKEADANMVIFNDELSPSQIRNLEADLECKVIDRTILILDIFAQRAKTKEAQLQVEVAHLQYMMPRLIGLRESLGRQSGGVGTKNKGVGEKKLELDRRKIEEQIAVLNKELEALVAQRQTQRKQRKKNEMPVVSLVGYTNAGKSTMMNAMLEIFNGSVEKQVFEKDMLFATLETSVRNIQLPDNKAFLLTDTVGFVSKLPHHLVKAFRSTLEEVAEADLLIHVVDYANPNYEQLIEITNQTLKKIGVENIPTIYAYNKSDMMDVEIPQVQDNRVYLSAKQKVGIEELVEMIRSHIYKEYTKCEMLIPYDQGQVVSYFNEHAHVISMSYENEGTKISLECKTSDFEKYNRFVI; this is translated from the coding sequence ATGGAAGAACTAGTACAAAAAGCGATATTGGTTGGAGTTAATTTAAGTAGTCAAAGTGATTTTGAGTATTCGATGGAGGAATTAGCGAATTTAGCGGAAGCATGTGATGTGGAAGTAGTTGGGCAAGTCACACAAAATTTACATCGCGTAAATCCATCACATTATATAGGAACAGGTAAGATTGAAGAAGTGTCAGCTTTTGTGAAGGAAGCGGATGCCAATATGGTGATTTTTAATGATGAGTTATCGCCTTCACAAATTCGAAATTTAGAAGCAGATTTAGAGTGTAAGGTGATTGATCGTACCATTTTAATTTTAGATATTTTCGCGCAGCGTGCAAAGACGAAAGAAGCACAGTTGCAAGTAGAAGTAGCGCATTTACAATATATGATGCCTCGTTTAATTGGCCTTCGTGAATCGTTAGGTAGACAGAGCGGCGGTGTTGGTACGAAAAACAAAGGTGTCGGTGAGAAGAAATTAGAACTAGACCGTCGTAAGATTGAAGAGCAAATCGCAGTGTTAAATAAAGAGTTAGAAGCTCTTGTTGCGCAGCGTCAAACGCAGCGTAAACAGCGCAAGAAAAATGAAATGCCAGTTGTTTCGTTAGTTGGGTATACAAACGCAGGTAAATCAACAATGATGAATGCGATGCTTGAAATCTTTAATGGATCTGTGGAAAAACAAGTGTTTGAAAAAGATATGTTGTTTGCGACGCTTGAAACGTCTGTGCGAAATATTCAATTGCCAGATAACAAAGCATTTTTACTGACGGATACGGTTGGTTTTGTGAGTAAGCTACCGCATCACCTTGTAAAAGCATTCCGTTCAACGCTAGAAGAAGTAGCGGAAGCAGATTTATTGATTCATGTGGTGGACTATGCAAATCCAAATTATGAACAATTGATTGAGATTACAAATCAAACACTAAAAAAAATTGGTGTTGAAAATATCCCAACGATTTATGCTTATAATAAATCAGATATGATGGATGTTGAGATTCCACAAGTACAGGATAATCGTGTGTATTTGTCAGCAAAACAAAAAGTGGGCATTGAGGAACTCGTTGAAATGATTCGTTCGCACATTTATAAAGAATATACAAAGTGTGAAATGTTGATTCCTTACGATCAAGGGCAAGTTGTTTCTTATTTCAATGAACATGCACATGTTATATCGATGAGTTATGAAAATGAAGGTACGAAGATTTCGCTTGAATGTAAGACGAGTGATTTTGAGAAGTATAATCGTTTTGTAATTTAA
- a CDS encoding MFS transporter, which yields MQAVSKQNTMATPTIYRILFAISFGHFLNDSMQAVVPALFPILEKSMNLSYMQVGWIAFALNMTSSIMQPVFGMYSDKKPSPFLLPLGMFSSMLGMIGLAFAPNFIIVIISVLFIGLGSAVFHPEGARVAYMAAGAKRGLAQSIYQVGGNTGNSLAPIFTALIFVPLGQIGSLGFTGFAAVGIVLLMFVSKWYKNELINGAVRRKKRAALEAENAIISTHIKFVVVLLVFLTFVRSWYGAGIGNFYQFYLIEHYGLSIQNAQYYVFAFMIAGVLGTFFGGPLADRFGKKNIIVFSMLGSAPLALLLPHVSLTWVVPLFICIGFISSSSFSVIVVYAQELVPGKIGMVSGLIVGLAFGLGALGAVVLGKLADVYSLNFIMVLCSCLPLIGLTSWLLPSDRKQI from the coding sequence ATGCAGGCAGTTTCAAAGCAAAATACAATGGCCACACCGACGATTTATCGTATTTTATTTGCGATTAGTTTTGGTCATTTTTTAAATGATTCGATGCAGGCTGTTGTACCGGCGTTGTTTCCTATTTTAGAAAAATCGATGAATCTGTCCTATATGCAAGTAGGATGGATTGCGTTTGCCTTAAATATGACTTCATCAATTATGCAGCCGGTATTTGGGATGTATTCAGATAAGAAGCCATCACCATTTTTACTGCCGCTCGGTATGTTTTCAAGCATGCTTGGAATGATTGGACTTGCGTTTGCACCAAACTTTATTATTGTTATTATCTCTGTTTTATTTATCGGTTTAGGTTCAGCGGTCTTTCATCCTGAAGGGGCACGTGTTGCGTATATGGCAGCTGGTGCAAAACGTGGTTTAGCTCAGTCAATTTATCAAGTGGGAGGAAATACAGGGAATTCGCTTGCGCCGATTTTTACAGCGTTAATCTTTGTGCCACTTGGTCAAATAGGATCGCTTGGATTTACAGGATTTGCGGCGGTTGGTATCGTATTATTAATGTTCGTTTCAAAATGGTATAAAAATGAATTAATAAACGGTGCGGTGCGAAGAAAGAAACGTGCGGCTTTAGAAGCTGAAAATGCAATTATTAGTACCCATATTAAATTTGTTGTTGTACTTCTCGTTTTTCTAACATTTGTTCGTTCTTGGTACGGCGCAGGTATCGGGAATTTCTATCAGTTTTATTTAATCGAACACTACGGTCTGTCTATTCAAAATGCACAGTACTATGTGTTTGCCTTTATGATTGCTGGTGTGCTTGGAACGTTCTTTGGCGGGCCACTAGCGGATCGATTTGGTAAGAAAAATATTATTGTATTTTCGATGCTAGGTTCAGCACCACTTGCTTTATTATTACCACATGTTTCTCTTACATGGGTTGTACCACTATTTATATGTATTGGATTTATTAGTTCCAGTAGTTTTAGTGTAATCGTTGTATATGCACAGGAGCTTGTGCCTGGAAAAATTGGTATGGTGTCAGGTTTAATTGTCGGCCTTGCTTTTGGCCTTGGGGCATTAGGGGCTGTTGTACTTGGAAAACTGGCCGATGTGTATAGTTTGAATTTTATTATGGTATTATGTAGTTGTTTACCGTTAATTGGTCTTACGTCATGGTTACTGCCAAGCGATCGAAAACAAATATAG
- the cysK gene encoding cysteine synthase A has protein sequence MKRCQNVTELIGDTPVVRLSRFVPDDAADVYVKLEMFNPSRSVKDRAAYNLIHMAEEQGFIQPGDTIIEPTSGNTGIGLAMNAAAKGYKAILIMPDNMSKERINLLKAYGAEVVLTPATERMPGAIAKAVELQKQIPNSFIPQQFENPANPNIHRYTTALEIYEQMDGELDAFVATAGTGGTITGTGETLKEKLPNLYIAVVEPKGSPVLSGGVPGPHKLVGTSPGFIPKNLNIEVYNEIIQIADEEALSTMRNLAKQEGILVGPSSGASVYAAIKIAKRLGAGKKVLCIAPDTGERYLSMGLFE, from the coding sequence ATGAAACGATGTCAAAACGTTACAGAATTAATTGGAGATACACCTGTCGTACGTTTATCTCGCTTCGTTCCAGATGATGCAGCGGATGTATATGTGAAATTGGAAATGTTTAATCCTTCGCGCAGCGTCAAAGATCGTGCAGCTTATAATTTGATTCATATGGCAGAAGAGCAAGGCTTTATTCAGCCAGGGGATACGATTATTGAACCGACAAGTGGAAATACAGGAATTGGTTTAGCGATGAATGCAGCAGCAAAAGGATATAAAGCCATTTTGATTATGCCAGATAATATGTCAAAAGAACGTATCAATTTATTAAAGGCATACGGAGCAGAGGTTGTCTTAACGCCAGCGACAGAACGGATGCCAGGGGCAATTGCAAAAGCGGTTGAACTGCAAAAACAAATTCCAAATAGTTTTATTCCGCAACAATTTGAAAATCCAGCGAATCCAAATATCCATCGCTATACAACAGCGCTTGAAATTTACGAGCAAATGGATGGAGAATTGGATGCCTTTGTAGCAACGGCCGGCACAGGTGGAACGATTACAGGTACAGGGGAAACGTTAAAAGAAAAACTACCAAACTTGTATATCGCAGTTGTTGAACCGAAAGGATCTCCTGTGTTATCTGGCGGTGTTCCAGGACCTCATAAATTAGTTGGAACAAGTCCAGGGTTTATTCCGAAAAACTTAAATATAGAAGTTTATAATGAAATTATTCAAATTGCAGATGAAGAAGCATTAAGTACGATGCGAAATCTAGCAAAGCAAGAAGGTATATTAGTAGGTCCATCATCAGGTGCTTCTGTCTATGCAGCAATTAAGATTGCAAAAAGATTAGGTGCTGGGAAGAAAGTGCTATGTATTGCACCAGATACAGGGGAGCGTTATTTAAGCATGGGATTGTTTGAATAA
- a CDS encoding polysaccharide biosynthesis protein: protein MSTSKVLKGTALLSGATMISRILGFIYFFPFQLLVGEQGVALYAYAYSWYGILLSFSTAGIPIAVSKFVAKYNALGDYSTSKKLYNSSVKLMMLMGFIGFLILFIGAPYVSQFIIRSETPDPQFIADVTLTMRALSFALIIVPAMSVTRGYFQGFQHMKPSAVSQVVEQIARVVFILVGSFVVSKLLGGSVASSVAVATFGAVIGAIASVSILVMYWRKYNSLKPPEGELKSRSSSISLKNIYMELLRYAIPIVFVGIAIPLYTLVDQYTVADALRAVGTPLKTANAIFAYITNYAQKLIMIPASLATGFSLTIIPAITKSFTSGKLEELQEQITKIFQVLLFFTIPAAFGLASIAYDAFRMVYMSPDTALGGSQYLISYAPSAVLSAIFTVSAAILQGIDYQRKTMIAFSIGILVKVIVNTPLLYLLGGHGAVLGTILGYLVSDIIMLYCIVKFTKFNIIETGKTVFLITLYSAAMSAVVIGLKSIIQWLIPGQPYIESLLIVIICGVIGGLVYLTFVFTSGLASHILGDRINRLPVLRKLKQ, encoded by the coding sequence TTGTCTACTTCAAAAGTTTTAAAAGGAACTGCTTTACTAAGCGGTGCCACAATGATTTCGCGTATTTTAGGCTTTATTTACTTCTTTCCTTTTCAACTATTAGTTGGGGAACAAGGGGTTGCCCTATATGCGTATGCATATTCTTGGTATGGCATTTTACTTAGCTTTTCTACGGCTGGTATTCCGATTGCCGTTTCGAAATTTGTTGCCAAATATAATGCACTAGGTGACTATAGTACAAGTAAAAAACTGTATAATTCCAGTGTAAAACTCATGATGCTTATGGGCTTTATCGGCTTCTTAATTTTGTTTATTGGAGCACCTTACGTATCTCAGTTTATTATTCGTTCTGAAACACCTGACCCACAGTTCATTGCTGACGTGACACTTACAATGCGGGCATTAAGTTTCGCTCTAATTATCGTACCTGCGATGAGTGTAACACGCGGTTATTTTCAAGGTTTCCAGCATATGAAACCAAGTGCTGTTTCCCAAGTTGTGGAACAAATTGCACGCGTCGTTTTTATTTTAGTTGGAAGTTTTGTCGTTTCAAAATTGTTAGGTGGTTCTGTTGCTTCTTCAGTTGCAGTCGCAACATTTGGAGCTGTAATCGGGGCGATTGCAAGTGTTTCAATTTTAGTGATGTACTGGAGAAAATACAATAGCTTAAAGCCACCAGAAGGCGAGCTTAAATCACGTTCATCTAGTATTTCATTAAAAAACATCTATATGGAATTACTTCGTTATGCGATTCCAATCGTATTCGTTGGGATTGCCATTCCACTGTATACATTAGTGGATCAATATACAGTTGCCGATGCACTCAGGGCAGTTGGAACACCACTTAAAACAGCAAATGCTATTTTCGCTTATATCACGAACTATGCTCAAAAATTAATTATGATTCCCGCGTCACTCGCAACAGGATTTTCACTTACGATTATCCCTGCGATTACAAAATCATTTACAAGCGGAAAATTAGAAGAATTACAAGAACAAATCACAAAGATTTTTCAAGTGTTATTATTCTTTACCATCCCTGCTGCATTCGGACTCGCTAGTATCGCATACGATGCGTTCCGTATGGTATATATGAGCCCTGATACTGCTCTAGGCGGGTCACAATATTTAATTTCCTATGCACCTTCAGCAGTACTTAGTGCCATTTTCACCGTTTCAGCAGCTATTTTACAAGGGATTGATTATCAAAGAAAAACAATGATCGCCTTCTCGATTGGTATTCTCGTAAAAGTCATTGTGAATACACCGCTTCTGTATCTATTAGGTGGACATGGTGCAGTACTCGGGACCATTCTCGGATACCTCGTTTCCGATATCATTATGCTATATTGCATCGTTAAATTCACGAAATTTAATATCATTGAAACAGGTAAAACCGTATTTCTTATTACGCTTTATTCCGCTGCAATGTCAGCTGTTGTAATAGGATTGAAATCCATCATACAGTGGTTGATCCCTGGACAACCTTACATCGAATCATTACTAATCGTTATCATATGTGGTGTAATTGGTGGTCTTGTCTACCTCACTTTCGTATTTACAAGTGGACTAGCCTCACACATTCTTGGTGATCGTATTAATCGTTTACCGGTATTGAGAAAACTAAAACAATAG
- a CDS encoding sodium-dependent transporter, whose product MDSQQWTSKLGFILAAAGSAIGLGAIWKFPYMAGIGGGGAFFLIFIGFTLLIGLPLLLAEFVIGRSTQKEAVDAYREIAPKTLWPWVGKLGIVTCFILLSFYSVVGGWILLYLWNAITGRLWEGNGAYEATFGEIISNPYLAVGSQLLFILITIFIVSKGVQNGVEKVNKYFMPALFVLFFVLIVRALTLDGAGEGVRFFLQPDFSNVTSEIILYAMGQSFFSLSVGVAVMVTYSSYLPKEESLPRSAFSIVGLTLVITLLAGLAIFPVVFAFGMEPSQGPGLLFIVLPAIFSKMAFGKLFFIVFLLLFFFATITSAISMLEISVASLTTKGNKKREKMALIVGLLIFVVGIPSALSFGVLSDVKLFDKTIFDLADFAVSNILMPLGVLLVAIFVPLKMKKEVLMKELGVSKNKGYKLFVLWLCLLRYVAPLAIIIVFLDVIGVI is encoded by the coding sequence ATGGATTCACAGCAATGGACATCAAAACTTGGTTTCATTTTAGCAGCAGCAGGTTCGGCAATTGGTCTTGGAGCGATTTGGAAATTTCCATATATGGCCGGTATTGGAGGGGGCGGTGCGTTCTTCCTTATTTTCATCGGTTTTACATTATTAATTGGTTTACCGTTATTACTTGCTGAATTTGTTATTGGAAGAAGTACGCAAAAAGAGGCCGTGGATGCGTACAGAGAAATTGCACCAAAGACATTATGGCCGTGGGTTGGTAAGTTAGGTATTGTAACATGCTTCATTTTACTGTCATTCTACAGTGTTGTAGGTGGTTGGATTTTATTATATTTATGGAACGCGATTACAGGAAGGCTATGGGAAGGAAATGGAGCATATGAGGCAACGTTTGGTGAAATCATTTCTAATCCGTATTTAGCAGTTGGTTCTCAGCTATTATTTATCCTTATTACTATTTTTATCGTAAGTAAAGGTGTGCAAAACGGCGTTGAAAAAGTAAATAAATACTTCATGCCAGCATTATTTGTTTTATTCTTTGTATTAATCGTTCGAGCTCTCACATTAGACGGAGCAGGTGAAGGGGTTCGTTTCTTCTTACAACCTGACTTCTCAAACGTAACATCTGAAATCATTTTATATGCAATGGGTCAATCTTTCTTCTCATTATCTGTCGGTGTAGCAGTAATGGTAACGTACAGTTCTTATTTACCGAAAGAAGAAAGTTTACCGCGATCAGCATTTTCAATTGTAGGTTTAACACTTGTGATTACATTGCTTGCTGGACTTGCCATTTTCCCAGTCGTCTTTGCGTTTGGAATGGAACCATCTCAAGGACCAGGACTGCTATTTATCGTATTACCAGCTATTTTCAGTAAGATGGCATTTGGAAAACTATTCTTCATTGTTTTCTTATTATTGTTCTTCTTCGCGACTATAACATCAGCAATTTCTATGCTTGAAATTAGTGTTGCGTCACTTACAACAAAAGGAAATAAAAAACGTGAGAAAATGGCATTAATCGTTGGCTTATTAATCTTCGTTGTGGGGATTCCATCAGCATTATCATTCGGTGTGTTAAGCGATGTGAAACTATTTGATAAAACAATCTTTGATTTAGCGGATTTTGCAGTAAGTAATATACTTATGCCGCTTGGCGTATTATTGGTTGCTATCTTCGTTCCGTTAAAAATGAAGAAAGAAGTATTAATGAAAGAACTTGGAGTAAGTAAAAACAAAGGATATAAATTATTTGTGTTATGGTTATGCTTACTTCGTTATGTAGCACCACTTGCGATTATTATCGTATTTTTAGATGTTATTGGAGTTATATAA